AAAAGATAAGCAGAAACATACAAAGGATAAAACGCCTTATTATTATCCCGAATATTTCTACGATTTTTACTCAAGTCCGTATTATATTATCCCACGGGTATAAGAGACTGTCTGAAAAGTCCATATTTATGTCCGGTATCCAGGTGGTGGATTCAGCGCAAAAGACATCGCTTTAATCCACCCTACTTAATTATAGAATTACCGGTAGGGTAGATTCATAATATACATCAAGCTAAGAATGGTGTTCCATAAAAAAGGGGGTATCTCCTTGTAAAAAGAACAACGTATGTCCATGTTCCCCTCTAATTCCCCCTAATCCCCCGAAAGGGGGAAAGAAGGATAAGTTTAGAAAAGAGGGAACAAGGGATTTCCCCCTTTTGTAGGGGCAGGTTTGAAATCCGCCCCTACGGAGGATCAAGGGGGATTACGGGTGATTTGTTATTCTCCACCGTTTCCATATTTTAGCTTGATTGTATAGGAATTTTCATTTTCTGTATGCGGTCTTTCGGTAGAGACAAGGCATTGCCTTGTCTCTACTAAATCAATGTAAATCCTGTAAATCCTGTCTAAAAATAATTTAATGCATATGGGGTGGATTCATCGAAGCAAACCCACCATAGCATCTTTTCAAACAGTCTCTAAGATCTAAAAAGGAGGAATACAGATGTTGATAAGTATAAAATCCCTGTATGGGTACAGAATTCATGCCGTAGATGATGATATTGGAGAGGTATATGAGTTTCTGTTCGATGATAAGGCATGGACTATCAGATATCTTGTAATTGACACCAGTAGCTGGCTGCCCGGCAGGAAAGTTCTTATTTCTCCTGTCGTTTTTAAACAACCAGATTTGGCATCAGAAAAATTTCCTGTGGCGCTTACCAGGGAAGAAGTAAAAAACAGTCCTGATATCGCAGCGGATAAACCAGTTTCCCTGCAGCATCAAATAGAATTATACAAGTATTACGGACCTCTTAACAGGCCTGCTGAGGGCTATTATAATGTTCTCCCTTTTCCTCCGCCTGAGAAGGAAGGTGATCCGCACCTCAGGAGTACGAGAGAGGTGAGCGGCTATCGTACCCATGCCCTTGATGGCGATATTGGTCATGTGAGCGATTTTATTTTAGATATGGAAGATTGGGTTATCCGGCATATGGTGATAGATACCGGGAATTGGTTGCCTGGCAAAAAAGTGTTGATTCCTCCTGACTGGATTACGAGGATAAGCTGGCGTAATGAAAAGGTCTATGTAGATATCCCCAAAGATACCATTAAGGATAGTCCCGAGTATGATCCGTCTGCTCCGGTGAACCGGCAGTATGAGATTCGCCTCTACGATTATTATGGCCGTCCGAAGTATTGGAGTGGTGGTTAGCAGGTCTATTCTTATGCTTATCAGAAGAAAAGATTATGCGAGGGGTTGAGAAAGGAGTGAGATTATGGCAAAGGTAGCAATTAACGGTATGGGGAGAATAGGAAGAGCGGCTTTTAAAATTATTCTTGATAGGCCGGAATTGAAGCTTGTAGCAATTAATGATTTAATTCCGCCAGATGGCCTTGCGTATTTACTACAGCATGATACCTGTTACGGGCGGTATGAGAAAAAAGTGGAAAGTGATGACAATGGTCTGGCCGTCGATGGTACCAAATATAAGGTTGTAAGCGAAAAAGACCCTACAAAACTTCCCTGGAGAGATTTAGGGGTTGATATTGTTTTTGAATGTACGGGTATCTTTACCAAAAAGGAGGATCTGGAGAAACACATCAGGGCAGGTGCAAAACACGTCATTTTATCAGCTCCATCAAAGAGTGCAGAAATCGTTACGGTTGTCTACGGTGTCAATAAACCGGAATCACCAGTCCAGGTCATATCCTGTGCCAGTTGTACTACAAACTGTATTACCCCTGTTGTTGAAGTTATGGGAAGGAGAATAGGAATAAAAAAAGCCATAATGACGACGGTGCATGCTTATACTTCTACCCAAAGCCTTGTAGATGGGTTTAGCAAAGAGATACGAAGAGGAAGGTCCGGGGCAGTAAATTTAGTGCCAAGCTCAACAGGCGCGGCTATAGCAACTACCAAATCTCTCCCGCAGTATGATGGAAAATTTGATGGAGTAGCTATACGTGCCCCGCTTCCTGTAGGTTCCATTGCGGACATTGTTTTCCTTACCGAAAGAGAGACGACGGTAGAAGAAGTGAATCGTATATTTGTGGAGGAATCGAAAAGTGAGAGGTACAGAGATGTATTGGGGGTTGCAGAGGCGCCATTTGTTTCTTCAGATATCATAAAAGATCCTCGCGCTTCTGTCGTTGATCTGGAGCTTACGCAGGTGGTGGATAAAGATCTTGTTAAGGTTATGAGCTGGTATGATAACGAATGGGGTTATACGAACCAGATGATACGGGAAGGTGTACGGATAGCTAAGGGGGTGTAATTCTGCTGTGGGAAAGGTATTTTCTTAATACAGAATCGATAAGAAATGCCGGTAAAGAACAGATTCAGAAGGTAAGAAACACAACTCCGTTAGCCCGCATTAAAAATTCCAGCAAAGGTAGTAAATTTCAACCCGTAATATACGTCCTTATTATGTAAATTCTTGTACGGGTATTGCAGGAGAGACTGCATATCTCTTCTGCAAATATTTTAGTATGGAGGATGCCTGTGATGAACAACAAATACATTCGCTGGTTTGAGAATGTAAGTTCTCATGACGTACCACTCGTGGGAGGAAAAAATGCATCTTTGGGAGAAATGATCAGTATGCTCAAAGATGAGGGAATTCGTGTTCCTGATGGATTTGCCACGACATCTGATGCTTATTGGGAATTTGTAAAGCAGAACAATTTGAGAGAAAAGATACAAGCCAATCTTGATGATTTTAAGCGGGGAAGTAAACAACTTGAGGATACGGGAAAATCGATACGCCGGTTCTTTTCTCATGGCACATTTCCCGATGATATTGCTCAGAATATTCGGGATGCCTACAGAGAACTCTGTAAGCGATACCGGATGGATGAGGTGGATGTTGCCGTAAGAAGCAGCGCAACAGCGGAGGATTTACCCAAGGCGAGTTTTGCAGGACAACAGGAGACGTTTTTGAATGTGACAGGTGAAGAAGAGCTTCTGGATGCTTGCCGGAAA
The genomic region above belongs to Candidatus Jettenia caeni and contains:
- a CDS encoding glyceraldehyde-3-phosphate dehydrogenase, producing MAKVAINGMGRIGRAAFKIILDRPELKLVAINDLIPPDGLAYLLQHDTCYGRYEKKVESDDNGLAVDGTKYKVVSEKDPTKLPWRDLGVDIVFECTGIFTKKEDLEKHIRAGAKHVILSAPSKSAEIVTVVYGVNKPESPVQVISCASCTTNCITPVVEVMGRRIGIKKAIMTTVHAYTSTQSLVDGFSKEIRRGRSGAVNLVPSSTGAAIATTKSLPQYDGKFDGVAIRAPLPVGSIADIVFLTERETTVEEVNRIFVEESKSERYRDVLGVAEAPFVSSDIIKDPRASVVDLELTQVVDKDLVKVMSWYDNEWGYTNQMIREGVRIAKGV